The genomic region TTTGGCTGGATGGGCGTAGACCTGTTTTTTCTGCTCAGCGGCTATTTGATCGGCGGGCAGCTGTTTGAATCCTGGCAAGCGGGCCGCTTTAGCGCAGGGCGCTTTTATGCGCGACGTCTGATGCGGACCTTGCCAGCCTACATCCTGATCGTGGCGGTGTATTTTCTACTGCCAAGTCTGCGCGAAAATCCGGAGATTCAGCCCTTCTGGCAGTTTGCATCGTTCACGGAAAACCTGTTCATCGACATCACCCACAGCAAAGCGTTTTCGCATGTGTGGTCACTGTGCGTAGAAGAACAGTTTTACCTGTTCATGCCGCTCATTGCGCTGCTGGCCTTGCGCTTACGATCGCTCAAGGTCGGTGTCGGCTTGATACTGGGCGTGATATTGCTCGGCGTCTGGATTCGCTATCACCAGTGGGCCACGGTTGTCATGCCGGTATTGGGGGATGACGAGCTGAAGTGGCCGCGCTATTTCGAAGCGATCTATTATCCTACCTGGTGCCGCATGGATGAACTGGTGCTGGGCGTGGCGCTTGCGGCGATGCGCGTATTCCGGCGGCAATGGTGGGAGGCTTCCGGGCGTTTTGCCAACGTGATGCTGCTGGCAGGGCTGGGGCTGCTGTGGCTGGCCTGCCGGATGTTCGACGATCGCTTTACGCTGGTCAGTAGTGCGCTTGGCTACCCGGTGGTGGCGATGTCGATGGCGCTCATTGTGTTTGCAGGCGCCCATCGATCGCTGCTGAGCCGCTGGCGCATCCCCGGTGCAGGTCTGATGGCTGCAATGGCCTACAGCCTCTACCTCAGTCATAAGCTGGTGATGGCGGCCTACCGCGAAACTTTCAGCGCGCGGTTTGCCGACCAGCCCGTGATCGGCTGGGCAATCTGTGCGGCGATGGTATTGCTGGGCGGCTATGCCCTGTACCGGATAGCAGAACGCCCCAGCCTCTATTGGCGGGAGCGTCTGCTGGGGTGGCTGGATCGGGGGCAGGCAGTGAAATTACCAGAAGCCAATCCAGTTCAGTCAGGTGCTTAATAGGCTACGGTTGCAACTTCGCGAATGAACTGACCGGCTTCGATCTCGTTCACAAAGGCGCTGGCGTAGTCCGGATAATGGATGGCGCTGGCGCCGTTTGCATCGGCGATCAGGGTGCGGCTACCTACGCGGAAGCTGCCCTTTTCTTCACCCGGGCCAATCATGGCGGCGGGGGCGTAGAAGGTCCAGTCGAGGTCGGTGGCGGCCTGGAACACAGCCAGTGCCTTGCGATGCGCTTCGGCGATGGCCTTGTAGGCGGCCGGGAAGGTGGGGGCATCCACCAGTTGCAAGCCCGGTGCCACTTCCAGACTACCCGCGCCACCCACGACCACTAGACGCTTCACGCCGGTATCGCGGGCCAGCTTCACCAGTGCATGCGCGGCATCAATCACAGCATCGACATTGTCAGGACGCGGGCCGAAGGCGCTGGCGATCACGTCATGACCTTTCACCACCTCGTTCAGTGCGGCATCGCCCAGCGAACCCTTCACTTGTGTAGCGGCTGCGAGTGCTTCGTGTTCATTGCGGACGATGGCGGTGACGGCATGGCCACGATTCAGGGCCACGCGAGCGATGTGTTGGCCGATGTTGCCGGTAGCGCCGATCAGAGCGATTTTCATGATGGTTTCCTGTTCTGTGCGTTTGCACGTGTGTTTGCGATGGAGTGCATATTAATTGCTTGAATCGATGCGAAAAACCGCGTATATCGCATTTGTTTGTTGCATGAATCGAGCAAATAGGGGCGAACATGGATCGCATGATGGCGGCAAGGGTCTTTGTCGAGGTAGTGGATCGAGGCAGCCAGATTGCAGCGGCTGATGCGCTGGACCTGTCGCGAGCCATGGTGTCGCGCTATCTCGCGGAGCTGGAGGGCTGGCTGGGCGCGCGTCTGTTGCACCGAACTACGCGCCGCCTGAGCCTGACGCCTGCGGGTGAAGCAGTGTTGCCACGCTGCCGGCAGATGCTGGAGATTGGCGACGATATGCTGGCATCGGTGTCCGAGCCGGATGCCGTGCCACGTGGCCTGTTGCGGGTGACGTGTAGTACGGCCTTCGCGCAGCAGCATCTGTGTCAGGTGCTGGTGGCGTTTACCGAGCGCTATCCGGAGACGCGGGTAGAACTGTTGGTGGTGGATCGTACGGTGAATCTGATTGAGGAGCGAGTGGATCTGGCGGTACGGATTACCGGCGAACTCGATCCCAACCTGATCGCCCGCCGGTTCACGGCCTGTCGCTCGGTACTGTATGCTTCGCCGGCTTATCTGCAGAAACACGGCACGCCGAAGCAACCTGCTGATCTGAAACACCATCGCTGCCTGACCTACACCTACTTCGGCCAGACCATGTGGACTTTCGTGGGCGACGATGGCCCGTATACCGTGCCGGTGTCGGGTGGATTATCGGCCAATGAATCGGGTGTGCTGCTACAGGCGGCGCTTGCTGGGGCCGGGATTACCATGCAGCCGACCTTTGCTGTTGATGCGCAATTGCGGGACGGATCGCTAGTGCCAGTGCTGACGGAATTTCCCTTGCCGGAAATGAGTATTTACGGCGTGTATGCGTCGCGCAAGCATCAATCGCTGGCGCTGCGGGTGTTGCTGGATTTTCTGGCGGAACGGTTTGGGACGGCGTATTGGGAGGGGTAGGGTGAAGTTGCAATACCTTATGGTCGTACGCCCGGGGCTAGGCCATCATAGTCGCCAGCGAGACGCGCTTGAGCTTCGTTCAATAGTTGTGTGTAGTTGGATAAAAACGGGTGTGGCAAAATCTTATCTAGCTGAGCACTCACCGTTGAAAGTGCAATGAATTCAGCATTATTTTTGAGCTGCAAGATATCTGTTTCCTGAAAGCGAGCAAAAAATTCAAACAACACCAATGCTTCATCTTCGCTAAGCGTAATCTGGATATCTGAATTCATTTAATATCTGCCTTTTCCTTCAGGTAATGAATCATATCATCAACTAGCACCCAGTACTCTTCTGATGGGATGCGATCATCATCGATTTCACGCCTTTTGGTTTCGATGCCTTCAGGACTGGCAAGCCATCTGTCTTTGAGTGCGACTGCATTCTTGTAATCGAACTTTGCGGTCCATGAGATTGGAAGTAACCCAAACCCTTCGTGCATGATCGAATATTTTGGCATGCGTTTTGTACACTGCACTTTATATTCGGTTTCTTTTTCTATTTCCAGAGAGGTAGATATCTTTGGATTGAATACATTGCTAGATTCATTTAGGAAAACTAAAGCAAAGCTGCCTATGCCATTATCTCGGTAGGGGCCAAAATTGATCAAATCATCTTTTTTAAAGGTGCCTTTAAGTGCATTTATTATTCTGCCACTATATTTGACACCACACGATTGTTCTCCATTTTTTACCAGTTCGCCAGATTCAATTTGCACAATCGCAACCACATCGGCGTGTTTGTAAAGTGTATCTACACTCAGGCGGGGTAGCGTTGTTGCAGAAAGGTGTTGCGAGAGCGTGCACCATACCGACAGTGCAAATACGACTCTCATCGGGACCCGTATGATTTTGTTGTCGTGCATGGTATGGAGCCTAGTGTTTGTCTAGTTAAGCAATTGACCTGAAGCTTGTTGAGGCAAAAAAAGACCGCCCCCATATTGAAGGCGATCGTATCTTAAATTGAAGCACACTGGGAAATGGCCTATGTGGCCACCTCATCAAGGCTTCTCAAACCACGCAATACTTTCCACGTGCGCGGTATGCGGGAACATATTCACAATGCCCGCCGCCTTCAGTACATAGCCCTTCACATTCACCAGCACATTGGCGTCGCGCGCCAGCGTGGACGGGCTGCAGCTGACGTAGACGATGCGCTTGGGGCCGTTTTCGGCGGAGATGGATTTCACCAGCTCCATCGCGCCATCACGCGGCGGATCGATCAGCATGCGGTCGAAATGGCCGAGGCCGGCCAGTTTCTCTTCGGTCATCTCGAAGAGATTATCGACGGCGAATTCGGTACGGTCGGCCAGATTGTTCTTCTGCGCATTTTCCAGCGCACGTTCCACCAGTTGCTGGCTGCCTTCAATGCCGACCACTGTTGCGCCGGAGCGGGCAATCGGCAGGGTGAAGTTACCCAGGCCACAGAACAGATCGGCAATGCGCTCGCCCGGTTGCGGATCGAGAAGGCGTAGGGCGCGGCCGACCAGCATGCGGTTGATGTGCGGATTCACCTGTGTAAATTCGGTGGGCTTGTACGGCATGACGACATCGAACGCAGGCAGGGTATAGGTCAGCGCTGGTGCGTCGAGCGGGTAGAAGGGATAGGCGGTTTCCGGGCCTTTGGGTTGCAGCCAGAACTGCACCTTGTGTTCGTCGGCAAAGGCACGCACGATATCTTCATCGGCCGCGCTGAGCGGGTCCATCACGCGCAGCACAAGTACATCCACATCCTGACCCACGGCCAGTTCGATCTGCGGCATACGTTCACGGATGGACAACTGCATCACCAGCCCGCGCAGCGGCACCAGCAGATTGGAAATCTTGCGTGGCAGAATCTCGCATTGTTTCATGTCCACAATGTAGCGCGAGCGCTTTTCATGGAAGCCCACCAGTACGGTGCCTTTCTTTTCCACATAGCGGGCCGAGAGACGCGCGCGGTGGCGATAACCCCAGGTCGGGCCGTAGATCGCCGGCAGAATC from Burkholderiaceae bacterium DAT-1 harbors:
- a CDS encoding LysR family transcriptional regulator codes for the protein MDRMMAARVFVEVVDRGSQIAAADALDLSRAMVSRYLAELEGWLGARLLHRTTRRLSLTPAGEAVLPRCRQMLEIGDDMLASVSEPDAVPRGLLRVTCSTAFAQQHLCQVLVAFTERYPETRVELLVVDRTVNLIEERVDLAVRITGELDPNLIARRFTACRSVLYASPAYLQKHGTPKQPADLKHHRCLTYTYFGQTMWTFVGDDGPYTVPVSGGLSANESGVLLQAALAGAGITMQPTFAVDAQLRDGSLVPVLTEFPLPEMSIYGVYASRKHQSLALRVLLDFLAERFGTAYWEG
- a CDS encoding acyltransferase, with the translated sequence MSQAPSRLAGLDSLRMIAIVTVMLFHSGLLRLKLPMAGWFSFGWMGVDLFFLLSGYLIGGQLFESWQAGRFSAGRFYARRLMRTLPAYILIVAVYFLLPSLRENPEIQPFWQFASFTENLFIDITHSKAFSHVWSLCVEEQFYLFMPLIALLALRLRSLKVGVGLILGVILLGVWIRYHQWATVVMPVLGDDELKWPRYFEAIYYPTWCRMDELVLGVALAAMRVFRRQWWEASGRFANVMLLAGLGLLWLACRMFDDRFTLVSSALGYPVVAMSMALIVFAGAHRSLLSRWRIPGAGLMAAMAYSLYLSHKLVMAAYRETFSARFADQPVIGWAICAAMVLLGGYALYRIAERPSLYWRERLLGWLDRGQAVKLPEANPVQSGA
- a CDS encoding NAD(P)H-binding protein yields the protein MKIALIGATGNIGQHIARVALNRGHAVTAIVRNEHEALAAATQVKGSLGDAALNEVVKGHDVIASAFGPRPDNVDAVIDAAHALVKLARDTGVKRLVVVGGAGSLEVAPGLQLVDAPTFPAAYKAIAEAHRKALAVFQAATDLDWTFYAPAAMIGPGEEKGSFRVGSRTLIADANGASAIHYPDYASAFVNEIEAGQFIREVATVAY
- the rlmD gene encoding 23S rRNA (uracil(1939)-C(5))-methyltransferase RlmD; its protein translation is MSQTRLNPIAHIESLDHEGHGIARVDGKTIFIDGALPFETVRYSSYRKKPNFENAQTVEVLQESFMRVKPQCPHYDLCGGCNMQHADERSQVAAKQRVLEDNLQRIGNVKPEVILPAIYGPTWGYRHRARLSARYVEKKGTVLVGFHEKRSRYIVDMKQCEILPRKISNLLVPLRGLVMQLSIRERMPQIELAVGQDVDVLVLRVMDPLSAADEDIVRAFADEHKVQFWLQPKGPETAYPFYPLDAPALTYTLPAFDVVMPYKPTEFTQVNPHINRMLVGRALRLLDPQPGERIADLFCGLGNFTLPIARSGATVVGIEGSQQLVERALENAQKNNLADRTEFAVDNLFEMTEEKLAGLGHFDRMLIDPPRDGAMELVKSISAENGPKRIVYVSCSPSTLARDANVLVNVKGYVLKAAGIVNMFPHTAHVESIAWFEKP